A region of the Hemiscyllium ocellatum isolate sHemOce1 chromosome 27 unlocalized genomic scaffold, sHemOce1.pat.X.cur. SUPER_27_unloc_40, whole genome shotgun sequence genome:
gccttcctgcacttggGACAACTGAAgggtctctcccccgtgtggacccgccggtgggtctggAGATTAGAGGAATCgctaaagcccttcccgcactcggggcaccTGAAAGGCCACTCCCCGGTATGGACTAGCTGAtgcctcagcagggcagaggaatcgctGAAAGCTTTccagcactcggggcagctgaagggcctctccccggcaTGGAGCAGCTGGTGCTTCCGCAAGGTGCCCACTTGactgaatctcttcccacactcgggacagctgaagggcctctcccgcGTGTGGACACGCCGGTGGATCAGAAggtgggaggaattgctgaaggccttcccgcattctgggcaggggaatggcctctctccagtgtggacccgctggtgagtCAGCAGGATGGAGGcccgggtaaagcccttcccacactcagggcacctgaatggcctctcccccgtatggcgccgctggtgcctcagcatgGAGGAAGCCTGGGTAAaacccttcctgcactcggggcaggagaatggcctctcccccgtgtggacctgctggtgcctcagcagggtggaggcctgggtaaaaCCCTTTCTGCACTCTgtgcaggagaatggcctctccctggtgtgactgcgctgatgaatctccagggcagacgggacacggaagccttttccacagtcgccacacttccacggtttctccacagggcgaGATTCCTCGGGattctccatggccaaagcttcACCTGCACACAAACATGTGTATAGCCCCTCCCCGCCGTGAATTCCTCGTTCCAGGCCGTATCACTCATCCATGCTCCACACTCAGTGCGGTTCAACAgtcgggtctctcatccagtcccactgatgctgaaaatgtactgaaacaggaaccaaaaagctttgctccttctcacagaatctaaGTTGAAAATTGCTGAGGtcctgatggattgagtgactgtcagatatTGATGTCAAagcaaggattgcagatgctgtacaGTGAGTCGagaagtgtgctggaaaagcacatcaggtcaggcagcatctgaggagcaggagtgttgatgttttgggcagaagtccttcatttgttgatttgaaacttctatcttcaaatactctgtgaAAAGAGATTATAAatgtcatcactgtcagtccagagTAGAAactcagaacaagcaattctactttctgcagaatattattttcttttactattccacaaaattgaaagcaccatcccactctctccctctgttctcactccgctctaactaattctcctgaaggtactgattcaggatcttacaggggcagAGAAGCAAAAatatcaagactgacatctctctgaagttTGGATGACTCCACCTGAAAGCTAATATCTTCCACGACATTGGGATGCTGCTGAGAGCGAGCAGGTCTAATTTTGGGAAGCaaacaaaaatgttaattcaGGGTTAACCCGCcatgcagcttcttgaggaacaACCAGACACGAAATGGTTAACGCCCTCAGGAAGAGGGgaacaaaatgagacatcaaggcattaacactgacaccagagagaaactgaacataCAGATGTGGCAAACATTAGTGGcaagccagagtcatagagatatacagcacagaaacagacccttcagccaaactcttccagatatcctaaattaattgagttgcatttgccagcacttggcccataagcctctgaaccctttctattcatacacccatccagatgtcttttacatgctggaattgtaccaacctccatcacttcctctagcaactcattccaaacatgcaccagaatctgtgtgaaaaatttgccccttctTATGCTTTTAAATgtccaccccacccaccctcaccctaaaccttggtactatctagtcctggactccccgtcccaggtaaaagacctcgtctatttacccgatccacaTCACTGATgattttaaggtcacccctcagactctgccgcactagggaaaacaaccccatccTATACTTCCATCTTCACTCACCCGAGCAATTAAGATTCACACTTGAGtttgctccctccctggattcactccagttgctcaaGTGAACAAaggtccctcccttctctctcttgcccccaggATGAAGAGTTGCCCAGACGGAAagagtttcactctgaaactgacagggccacttccGCGTTGTGACATCAATAGTGATTCACAAGGACGGACCCAGGCCAACACTCAGCCCCCGCACTGCACCGGCTCCGGACGCCGGCGTGGGACTGACCTGCATTACGCCTGCTCCGGAGGGACGACAGCATCCGGCTGACCCTTACTGCGCCTGCTCCGGATGGACAGCATCCGGCTGGCCCTCACTGCGCCTACTCCAGACAGCCGGCGTccggctgaccctcactgcgccTGCTCCGGACGGACGGCATCCGGCTGGCCCTCACTGCGCCTACTCCAGACGGCCAGCGTCCGGCTGACCCTTACTGCGCCTGCTCCGGATGGACAGCATCCGGCTGGCCCTCACTGCGCCTACTCCAGACAGCCGGCGTccggctgaccctcactgcgccTGCTCCGGACGGACGGCATCCGGCTGGCCCTCACTGCGCCTACTCCAGACGGCCAGCGTCCGGCTGACTCTTACTGCGCCTGCTCCGGATGGACAGCATCCGGCTGGCCCTCACTGCGCCTACTCCAGACAGCCGGCGTccggctgaccctcactgcgccTACTGCGGTCGGACGGCATCTGGCTGGCCCTCACTGCGCCTGCTGCGGTCGGTGTCAGACTGACCCGCATTCCGTCCGCTCCAGACGGCCGCCGCAGGACCtgcgctgccctgcacagttgggAAAATCTCTTCCCTTCAACAAATCCccatagtgtggaagcaagcaattcggcccaacgagtccacacccattcctctacattcaccctctgactaatccacccgaaccggagggcagaactagaaggcataggtttagggtgagaggggaaagatataaaagagacctaagggcaaccttttcacaaagagggtggtatgtgtacggaatgagctgcaagaggaagaggtggaggctagtacaattg
Encoded here:
- the LOC132808266 gene encoding zinc finger protein 418-like, translated to MENPEESRPVEKPWKCGDCGKGFRVPSALEIHQRSHTRERPFSCTECRKGFTQASTLLRHQQVHTGERPFSCPECRKGFTQASSMLRHQRRHTGERPFRCPECGKGFTRASILLTHQRVHTGERPFPCPECGKAFSNSSHLLIHRRVHTRERPFSCPECGKRFSQVGTLRKHQLLHAGERPFSCPECWKAFSDSSALLRHQLVHTGEWPFRCPECGKGFSDSSNLQTHRRVHTGERPFSCPKCRKAFSDSSNLQTHRRVHTGERPFSCLKCRKAFTCSSLLRRHQRVHLSSQGFEGTMEFTAGRGLYTYLCTAEASAMEKPWKCDNCGKGFHAPSVLETYRRSHTGERPFSCPECGKAFSNSTTLLTRKRVRAGERPFSCSECGKAFSNSSDLLKHQRVHTGERPFSCPDCGQAFGDSSALLTHRRVHTGERPFSCPDCGKAFSKSSDLLKHQL